Proteins encoded within one genomic window of Methanothrix harundinacea 6Ac:
- a CDS encoding PEGA domain-containing protein, whose protein sequence is MAPLLISAALVATFMAVATGDPSESSDVVHLGSGPRPIYRIGYSGDGSVGIDELIEQAHISVAKGAGDTAPSGLSSDSLSLSPSSPLEAPEFDPPSEVGGASPPQLASDGGSGTTTSTAAARIGDEKPPYVRVPVVSDPSGAEVYIDGIYSGITPFIATVEPESHLVEAYREGYWNWFNVIEFTPSTGTVPITLTPREPASKGTAEVEAAQNLSSLEAANPAAGENGSLELRPLLPDEADFLEANYRKLLIVVALLSFLIGSGSIASWARSRLTTSIRISFPRDGEDRWAGLVEGQASRIRGSKRQVYVLVRYDDEHLQVRRRVEPNRDGRWSTRCDVEEGTVYRIYAVVVDRPLPEGAYLEEIPPHRAISEVGPVTGKGKPQKPPDGKNPSPDSDPG, encoded by the coding sequence ATGGCTCCGCTCCTGATCTCGGCGGCCCTCGTCGCCACTTTTATGGCCGTCGCCACAGGCGACCCGTCCGAAAGCTCCGACGTAGTCCACCTTGGATCAGGCCCCCGTCCCATCTACAGGATCGGATACTCTGGGGATGGCTCCGTCGGCATCGACGAGCTGATCGAGCAGGCCCATATCAGCGTCGCGAAGGGGGCGGGCGATACGGCCCCCTCAGGCCTCTCCTCAGATTCGTTGTCACTTTCGCCGTCCTCACCTCTGGAGGCTCCGGAGTTCGACCCTCCATCAGAGGTGGGCGGAGCAAGTCCGCCGCAGCTCGCATCCGACGGAGGATCTGGCACCACCACCTCCACAGCTGCGGCCAGGATCGGCGATGAGAAGCCCCCCTATGTGAGGGTTCCCGTCGTCTCCGACCCCTCCGGCGCGGAGGTCTACATCGACGGGATCTATAGCGGCATCACCCCCTTCATCGCGACGGTGGAGCCGGAGAGCCACCTGGTGGAGGCCTACCGCGAAGGCTATTGGAACTGGTTCAACGTCATCGAGTTCACCCCCTCTACGGGGACTGTTCCCATCACCCTCACCCCCCGGGAGCCGGCGTCCAAAGGGACGGCGGAGGTGGAGGCGGCCCAAAACCTCTCGTCCCTCGAGGCGGCGAACCCCGCGGCAGGGGAGAACGGCTCCCTGGAGTTGAGGCCGCTGCTCCCCGATGAGGCGGACTTTCTGGAGGCGAACTACAGGAAGCTCCTGATAGTCGTGGCCCTCCTCTCCTTCCTGATCGGATCGGGGAGCATAGCCAGCTGGGCGAGGTCGAGGCTCACCACCTCCATCAGGATCAGCTTCCCCCGCGACGGCGAGGACCGGTGGGCAGGCCTGGTGGAGGGTCAGGCGAGCCGGATCCGCGGCTCCAAGAGGCAGGTCTACGTCCTGGTCAGGTACGACGACGAGCACCTCCAGGTGAGGAGGAGGGTGGAGCCGAACCGCGACGGTCGCTGGTCCACCCGGTGCGACGTCGAGGAGGGGACGGTCTACAGGATATACGCGGTGGTGGTGGACAGGCCCCTCCCCGAGGGGGCTTACCTGGAGGAGATCCCGCCCCACCGGGCCATCTCGGAGGTCGGGCCGGTGACGGGGAAGGGGAAGCCCCAGAAGCCCCCCGATGGTAAAAACCCCTCTCCGGATTCGGACCCCGGATAA
- a CDS encoding magnesium transporter yields MVEVEAKEEGSLLSRAALESSVLVAMPSDLGVGGGLVPALGRISKIVKQSFFALVICSVTSMVAGFSLAKMSPLLALYPGLIILIPGAIDMRGTIFGTFGARLGTSLHTGEISPPLARSEPLRQQVGGVAVQVLSVSLILALVVKGLGLAVGLDTLSIYDLVLISVLSSIFSGLILLGFTLLVIEKSFRRGWDPDNISVPFITVAGDVITIPILFGTAIFVTSLGQPFTGAGTLLFLFISTAAAVYSIGSNHQLMARIVRQSMPVLMIATLFSTVAGLFMGVYEEMLLAFSTILLLIPVFNAVGGNLGGILSSRLTSAYHLGLIKMDGRLEGETKINFGCTLVLSAFLFPTLGLLAFVVSRASGMDALGFGDLLMICLLAGLFTTLLAIFVTYYFTYFFVKIGVDPDNVTIPTITSMMDVLGTASLILVTMAVVST; encoded by the coding sequence ATGGTCGAGGTCGAGGCGAAGGAGGAGGGGTCGCTCCTCTCCAGGGCAGCTCTGGAGAGTTCGGTTTTAGTGGCCATGCCGTCGGATCTGGGGGTCGGCGGCGGCTTGGTTCCGGCCCTGGGTAGGATCTCCAAGATCGTAAAGCAGAGCTTCTTCGCCCTCGTCATCTGCTCCGTCACCTCCATGGTGGCAGGCTTCTCCCTCGCCAAGATGTCCCCTCTTTTGGCCCTCTACCCCGGCCTGATAATTCTGATCCCCGGAGCCATAGACATGCGGGGGACGATCTTTGGGACCTTCGGGGCGAGGCTCGGGACCAGCCTCCACACCGGCGAGATCTCCCCACCCCTCGCGAGGTCCGAGCCCCTCCGCCAGCAGGTGGGGGGGGTTGCGGTCCAGGTCCTCTCGGTCTCCTTGATCCTCGCCCTGGTGGTGAAGGGGTTGGGCCTCGCCGTCGGCCTCGATACCCTGAGCATCTACGACCTCGTCCTCATATCGGTATTGAGCAGCATCTTCTCCGGCCTGATCCTCCTGGGGTTCACCCTCCTCGTGATAGAGAAGAGCTTCAGGAGGGGTTGGGACCCCGACAACATCTCCGTTCCCTTCATCACCGTCGCGGGGGACGTGATAACGATACCCATCCTCTTCGGGACTGCCATCTTCGTCACCTCCCTCGGCCAGCCCTTCACCGGGGCTGGGACCCTCCTCTTCCTCTTCATCTCTACCGCCGCCGCGGTTTACAGCATCGGCTCAAACCATCAGCTGATGGCGAGGATAGTGAGACAGTCGATGCCGGTCCTCATGATCGCGACCCTCTTCAGCACCGTGGCGGGGCTCTTCATGGGGGTCTACGAGGAGATGCTCCTTGCCTTCTCGACGATACTCTTGCTGATACCGGTCTTCAACGCCGTCGGCGGGAACCTCGGGGGCATCCTCTCCTCCCGGCTCACCTCGGCGTATCATCTGGGTCTGATCAAGATGGATGGGAGGCTCGAGGGGGAGACGAAGATAAACTTCGGCTGCACCCTCGTCCTCTCTGCCTTCCTCTTTCCCACCCTCGGCCTCCTCGCCTTCGTCGTATCCAGGGCCTCCGGGATGGACGCCCTCGGCTTCGGGGACCTCCTGATGATCTGCCTCTTGGCCGGGCTCTTCACCACCCTCCTCGCCATCTTCGTCACCTACTACTTTACTTACTTCTTCGTCAAGATCGGTGTCGATCCCGACAACGTGACGATACCCACCATCACGAGCATGATGGACGTCCTCGGGACAGCGTCTCTAATCCTCGTGACCATGGCCGTCGTCTCGACCTGA
- a CDS encoding CBS domain-containing protein — MTYPILAVGVETTVFEAIQMMVREGKGSVLVVEGGLLKEVVGIVTTSGLFRQVFAKGIDPRNVVVWEVMTPAPLVTIGPNETTRRAAEMMLEHKVRRLPVVECGALVGIITSKDLLRCVGDGGAGETSRSENTSDHRRR, encoded by the coding sequence ATGACTTACCCCATCCTCGCGGTGGGGGTGGAGACCACCGTCTTCGAGGCGATCCAGATGATGGTTCGCGAGGGGAAGGGGAGCGTCCTCGTCGTCGAGGGGGGTCTCCTCAAGGAGGTGGTGGGGATAGTCACCACCTCCGGATTGTTCAGGCAGGTCTTCGCCAAGGGGATAGATCCCAGGAACGTCGTCGTATGGGAGGTGATGACCCCAGCGCCACTGGTGACCATCGGCCCCAACGAGACGACCAGAAGGGCGGCGGAGATGATGCTGGAGCATAAGGTAAGGAGGTTGCCGGTGGTTGAATGCGGCGCCCTCGTGGGGATAATCACGAGCAAAGATCTTCTCCGGTGTGTCGGCGACGGGGGGGCTGGGGAGACGTCACGCTCCGAGAATACCTCAGATCACCGGAGGCGGTGA
- a CDS encoding 30S ribosomal protein S6e: MDFRVVICDPQSGKAYQVEAKDAAANKFLGRKVGDVIDGDAVGMPGYSIEITGGSDREGFPLRRDLPGSKRRKVLIAGGTGYNPSEKGRRRRKSVHGRDISADVGQINVKIAERGAKPVEELLGVSPSE; this comes from the coding sequence ATGGACTTCAGAGTCGTTATCTGTGATCCCCAGAGCGGGAAAGCTTACCAGGTGGAGGCGAAGGACGCCGCCGCCAACAAGTTTCTCGGCCGAAAGGTCGGCGACGTGATCGATGGAGACGCCGTGGGGATGCCCGGCTATTCGATAGAGATCACCGGCGGAAGCGATCGTGAGGGGTTCCCCCTCCGTCGCGACCTTCCCGGCTCCAAGAGGAGAAAGGTCCTGATCGCCGGCGGCACAGGATACAATCCCTCGGAGAAGGGGCGGAGGAGGAGGAAGTCCGTCCACGGCCGCGACATCTCGGCGGACGTAGGCCAGATCAACGTCAAGATCGCCGAACGGGGCGCAAAGCCGGTGGAAGAGCTCCTGGGCGTCTCCCCCTCGGAATGA
- a CDS encoding COG1470 family protein: MKKCLMILLFLAAQTAFATVEETRQGPESEWNLEAAATGPASGPVSGPVSGTVWPSAPRILGELRVSVDLSGPKSGHDQNYATPGKTLEYIVTVENLGCSDADVKLVAVPKNCRPGWFGWTELVMTVAAGSVGTEVLPVTPDMKAPPGDYDFQVTASAPSFKSGSAIAGFKLQNYDYVSETSVSGSGQFTMNKDVRSMNTGVKSNKDIYFSGSVDTLMKNEYLVEKAKGGNPTFQECDAVENYVAQNPGDTLMGTESVRSSMVFGGVGAEGPRELQLPGDGVRGPADRPPPHRPPPEGGVPDGGQLHRVSGHRRQADDPRSEEHQRTGGVPGVLRDPEKADLQGQPGPELRLL; the protein is encoded by the coding sequence GTGAAGAAATGCCTGATGATCCTTCTATTTCTGGCGGCCCAGACGGCCTTTGCCACCGTCGAAGAGACGAGGCAGGGGCCGGAATCGGAGTGGAATTTGGAGGCGGCTGCCACGGGGCCTGCATCAGGTCCCGTATCGGGACCCGTATCGGGGACCGTATGGCCCTCCGCGCCCCGGATCCTGGGGGAGCTTCGAGTATCCGTCGATCTCTCCGGGCCGAAGTCCGGCCATGACCAGAACTACGCCACCCCGGGAAAGACCCTGGAGTACATCGTCACCGTGGAGAACCTGGGGTGCTCCGACGCGGATGTGAAGCTGGTGGCCGTCCCCAAGAACTGCAGACCCGGCTGGTTCGGATGGACCGAGCTGGTCATGACGGTAGCGGCGGGTAGCGTGGGGACCGAAGTCCTTCCTGTGACCCCCGATATGAAGGCGCCGCCGGGAGATTACGACTTCCAGGTGACCGCCTCAGCCCCAAGCTTCAAGTCGGGGTCAGCCATCGCTGGGTTCAAGCTTCAAAACTACGACTACGTCTCCGAGACCTCCGTCAGCGGTAGCGGTCAGTTCACGATGAACAAAGACGTCCGGAGCATGAACACCGGGGTCAAGTCCAACAAGGACATCTACTTCAGCGGCAGCGTCGACACTCTGATGAAGAACGAGTACCTGGTGGAGAAGGCGAAAGGTGGCAACCCCACCTTCCAGGAGTGCGATGCCGTGGAGAACTACGTCGCCCAAAACCCCGGAGACACCCTGATGGGGACCGAGTCGGTCAGAAGCTCCATGGTCTTCGGGGGGGTGGGGGCCGAGGGTCCACGAGAGCTACAACTTCCAGGAGATGGAGTACGAGGTCCAGCAGATAGACCTCCACCACACCGGCCCCCACCGGAGGGCGGAGTTCCAGACGGCGGACAACTTCACCGGGTATCTGGCCATCGACGCCAAGCAGACGATCCCCGGTCAGAGGAGCACCAGAGAACGGGAGGAGTTCCTGGGGTCCTTCGAGATCCAGAGAAGGCTGATCTTCAAGGACAACCCGGCCCCGAGCTTCGGCTGCTTTGA
- a CDS encoding DUF128 domain-containing protein: MKLITKPHSSQRRLIEILRVINAAEKPIGARAISDELSSRGYEVGERAVRYNLKIMDELGFTKKEGYSGRVLTPLGRRELSDALVDDRVGFVNARIEEYMYRSSFDPGSENNRVVVNTSLLDKRDSERALAAMKAVFDAGFAVSRRVLIQDEGEEMGGAAVPRGFLGISTVCSITVDGMLLRGGIPVNTTFAGVVDVREGSLYQFTDLLAYAGSSLDPIRVLMSRKAARITGAVKTGNGGLLANLREIPVAAIGQARELLEMAKGAGIDGVMRISEPGEPNMGCPVGAGKVGIALCAGVNAVLAAEELGAEIRTTPISSIQEYGRMKELR; the protein is encoded by the coding sequence ATGAAGCTGATCACCAAGCCCCATTCTAGCCAACGGAGGCTGATAGAGATCCTCAGGGTGATAAACGCGGCGGAGAAGCCGATCGGCGCGAGGGCCATCTCCGACGAGCTATCCAGCAGGGGCTACGAGGTCGGGGAGCGGGCCGTCCGGTACAACCTGAAGATCATGGATGAGCTGGGGTTCACGAAGAAGGAGGGTTACAGCGGCCGAGTCCTCACCCCCCTGGGGCGCCGGGAGCTCTCCGATGCCCTCGTCGACGACAGGGTCGGCTTCGTAAACGCCAGGATCGAGGAGTACATGTACCGGTCGAGCTTCGATCCCGGCTCTGAGAACAACAGGGTGGTCGTCAACACCAGCCTGCTGGATAAGAGGGACTCGGAGAGGGCCCTGGCAGCGATGAAGGCGGTCTTCGATGCGGGCTTTGCCGTCAGCAGGAGGGTTCTGATCCAGGACGAGGGGGAGGAGATGGGGGGGGCGGCGGTCCCCCGAGGTTTCCTGGGGATCTCGACCGTCTGCAGCATCACCGTCGACGGGATGCTCCTCCGGGGAGGGATCCCGGTGAATACCACCTTTGCGGGGGTCGTGGATGTGAGGGAGGGTTCCCTCTACCAGTTCACCGACCTCCTCGCCTATGCCGGGTCGTCCCTCGATCCCATCAGGGTTCTGATGTCCAGGAAGGCCGCCCGGATCACCGGGGCAGTCAAGACAGGGAACGGCGGCCTTTTGGCCAACCTGAGGGAGATCCCGGTCGCCGCCATCGGACAGGCCCGGGAGTTGCTGGAGATGGCGAAGGGGGCCGGCATCGACGGGGTGATGAGGATCAGCGAGCCGGGGGAGCCGAACATGGGGTGTCCCGTAGGGGCCGGGAAGGTGGGGATCGCCCTATGCGCCGGGGTCAACGCCGTCCTGGCGGCGGAGGAGCTGGGGGCTGAGATCAGGACGACGCCCATCTCCTCCATCCAGGAGTACGGCAGGATGAAAGAGCTCCGCTGA
- the pheT gene encoding phenylalanine--tRNA ligase subunit beta, protein MPVVRLYYGDLEEMVGASRDEIMARMAMMGADIGKSNAEDYVDVEFFPDRPDLYSSEGVARALQGFLDLKSGLPEYRVSPGEIDLRVDPSVERVRPFIGCAVVRDLQFSDPAIESLMDLQEDLHWGLGRNRRKVAIGVHDISRVVPPFTYFAADPSFEFVPLDFEESLSMEEILRRHPKGVSYASILEGFDRYPLITDANGDVLSFPPIINGELTRVRDDTRDLFIDVTGTDPVVYKALNIVVCALAERGGRIETVRVKRPEGTLVLPDLAPARWMVEVEEARSLIGFNLSAEELAASLERMRFGVRPLGRELEVLVPAYRADIMHSWDIFEDAAKGYGYDRLVPVLPKTVTVGEPHPLEVRKSDLREIMVGLGYLETMPFTLTSERVNFEMMGRPRDEAAATRVLHPISELHTMVRTSILPSLLEIFAINQHHPLPQRIFALGDVLIGGRTRQELAAASIHSSVDLAEVRSVVGALFRELDLTPEIIPSEDGAFLAGRRGDLLVEGTKVGSFGFFSPQVLQSFGLDQPAVGLELRWDRLWPLGGS, encoded by the coding sequence GTGCCGGTAGTTAGACTGTACTACGGGGATCTGGAGGAGATGGTCGGTGCCTCCAGGGATGAGATCATGGCGCGGATGGCCATGATGGGCGCAGACATAGGAAAGAGCAACGCAGAGGATTATGTCGACGTCGAGTTCTTCCCCGACAGGCCCGACCTCTACAGCTCCGAGGGGGTCGCCAGGGCCCTCCAGGGCTTCTTGGACCTCAAGAGCGGCCTTCCGGAGTATCGGGTCTCCCCCGGAGAGATAGACCTGAGGGTGGACCCCTCCGTCGAGAGGGTGAGGCCCTTCATAGGCTGTGCCGTGGTGAGGGATCTTCAGTTCAGCGACCCCGCCATAGAGTCCCTGATGGACCTCCAGGAGGACCTCCACTGGGGCCTCGGGAGGAACCGGCGGAAGGTGGCGATCGGCGTCCACGACATCTCCCGGGTCGTCCCCCCCTTCACCTACTTCGCCGCCGACCCGTCCTTCGAGTTCGTCCCCCTCGACTTCGAGGAGAGCCTCTCGATGGAGGAGATCCTGAGGCGCCACCCCAAGGGGGTGAGCTACGCCTCCATCCTGGAGGGGTTCGACCGCTACCCCCTCATCACCGACGCCAACGGCGATGTCCTCTCCTTCCCTCCGATCATCAACGGCGAGCTGACTCGAGTCCGAGACGATACCAGGGACCTCTTCATCGACGTCACGGGGACCGATCCCGTCGTATACAAGGCCCTCAACATCGTGGTCTGCGCCCTGGCGGAGAGGGGCGGCAGGATCGAGACGGTCCGGGTAAAGAGGCCCGAGGGTACCCTCGTCCTGCCCGACCTCGCTCCCGCCAGGTGGATGGTCGAGGTCGAGGAGGCCCGATCCCTCATCGGCTTCAACCTCTCGGCGGAGGAGCTGGCCGCCTCCCTGGAGAGGATGAGGTTTGGGGTCCGGCCCCTCGGCCGGGAGCTGGAGGTCCTCGTCCCCGCCTACCGGGCGGACATAATGCACTCCTGGGACATCTTCGAGGACGCCGCCAAGGGTTACGGCTACGACAGGCTGGTGCCGGTCCTCCCCAAGACCGTCACCGTAGGCGAGCCCCACCCTCTGGAGGTCCGAAAGTCCGACCTCCGGGAGATCATGGTCGGCCTAGGCTACCTGGAGACGATGCCCTTCACCCTCACCTCTGAGAGGGTGAACTTCGAGATGATGGGCCGCCCCCGGGACGAGGCGGCTGCCACCCGGGTCCTCCACCCGATCAGCGAGCTTCACACCATGGTCAGGACCTCGATCCTCCCGAGCCTCCTTGAGATCTTCGCGATAAACCAGCACCATCCCCTCCCCCAGAGGATCTTCGCCCTGGGGGACGTTCTTATTGGAGGAAGGACGAGACAGGAGCTGGCCGCAGCCTCGATCCACAGCTCCGTCGACCTCGCGGAGGTGCGGTCGGTGGTGGGCGCCCTCTTCCGGGAGCTGGACCTGACGCCAGAGATAATCCCCTCCGAGGATGGGGCGTTCCTCGCGGGGAGGAGGGGAGACCTCCTGGTCGAGGGGACGAAGGTCGGGTCCTTCGGCTTCTTCAGCCCCCAGGTCCTGCAGAGCTTCGGCCTCGACCAGCCCGCCGTGGGGCTGGAGTTGAGGTGGGACCGGCTCTGGCCTCTCGGGGGTTCGTAG